The sequence CGCCGTTGTACTCGCCAGCGATCACCTTGCCGGCGCCGCTCTGCTCAAAGGGTTTGAAATAGGCCGCATCCTGCGCGGCCTTGGTGGCGCCACCGAAGGAAATCACGGTAAGGCTGGAGGACTGTGCCTGGGCGGCGAAGCTGGCGCCTGCCAGCAGGGCGACGCCAAGGGTCGAGCGGATGCACGGAAAGGACTTGAGCATGGGAACTCCCTCACTGCTTGTACGTTGTGGTCAGTTGCTGAGGCAGTCATGGGCCGCGTGACACCACGCGACGGAATAGCTTTCTTGTTATGTACGGCCGCGCGCTGCGGGGCGCGCGGCCGGTGTGGCATCAGCGCAGCTGGAACCAGGTGGTCTTCAGCTGGCTGTACTTGTCGAAGGAATGCAGCGAGAGGTCGCGACCGAAGCCCGACTGCTTGCCGCCGCCGAAGGGCACGGTGACGTCCAGGGCGTCCACCGTGTTCACCGACACCGTGCCGGCCTTCAGTTGCCGGGCCACGCGGTGGGCGCGGTGGAGGTCGTCGCTCCAGACCGAGGCGGCCAGGCCGTAGATGCTGTCGTTGGCCAGGCGTACCGCTTCTTCCTCGGTATCGAAGGTACTGACGGCCAGCACCGGGCCGAAGACCTCTTCCCGCGCCAGTTGCATGTCGCCGCGCACGTCACTGAAAACCGTGGGCTCGACGAAGTTGCTGGAGCCGTTGAAGGACAGGCGGCGGCCACCGGTGAGCAGCTGTGCACCCTCCCCTTGCGCGCCTTCGATGAAGGACATGATGCGGGCGGTCTGCCCGGCGTCGACGATGGCGCCGGCACGGCTGGCCGGGTTCAGCGGGTCGCCGGGCGTCCAGTCGCGGGCCTTGGCCAGCAGGCGCTCGATGAATTCGTCGCGGATGGAGCGCTGCACGTAGAGCCGGGAGTTGGCCGAGCAGACCTCGCCCTGGTTGAAGAAGATGCCGAAGGCGGCCTTCTCGGCGGCCAGGTCCAGGTCGCGGCAGTCGTCGAACACCAGGTTCGGGCTCTTGCCGCCGCACTCCAGCCAGACCTGCTTGAGGTTGGACTGGGCCGAGTACTGCATGAAGTACTTGCCCACCTGGGTGGAGCCGGTGAACACCAGGCAGTCCACGTCCGGGTGCAGGCCGAGGGCCTTGCCGGCGTGCTCGCCCAGGCCCGGCACCACGTTCAGCACGCCTTCCGGCAGCCCGGCTTCCAGGGCCAGCTCGGCCAGGCGCAGGGCGGAGAACGGCGACTGCTCGGCGGGTTTGAGCACCACGCTGTTGCCGGCGGCCAGGGCCGGCGCCAGCTTCCAGGCGGCCATGTCGAGGGGGAAGTTCCAGGGCACCACGGCGGCGACCACACCCAGGGCTTCGCGGGTGATGGTGGCCAGGGCGTTGGCGGCGGTGGGCGCCACCTGGTCGTAGAGCTTGTCCAGCGCCTCGCCGTACCAGGCGAAGACGTGGGCGGCGCCCGGTACGTCGATGTTCCAGGCGTCCATTACCGGCTTGCCCATGTTCAGGGAATCCAGCAGGGCCAGTTCCTCGCGGTGGGCGAGCATCAGCTCGGCGAGGCGCAGCAGCACCTTCTTGCGTTCCACCGGCGCCATGCGCGCCCAGGGGCCTTCGTTGAAGGCGCGACGCGCGGTGCGCACCGCCAGGTCCACCTCGGCCTCGCCGCAAGCGCTGACACGGGCCAGCAACTGGTTGGTGGCCGGGTTGATCGAGTCGAAGGTTTCGCCGGAAGCGGCGGCCACCTGGCGGCCACCGATCAGTGCCTTGTCGATGAATGCTTGCTGGGCTGCACGCTGCTGCCAAAAGCCGAGATCAAACACGCTGCTCTCCCGCTCGACCGTCGTTGCGGTCATGTTGTTATCGAGTCGGGCAGATGGTGCGCCAGCTTCCTGCAGAGGAAAATTATTAAAAATATGCTCGAGTCATATGAAAAAGCTCAGCAGCCCGGCGCCCCAAAATACGCGGTTGGGGTATGGTGCAGGCCGATGATCGGCGGCCTGTCGCCTACTAAGCGGAATCTCCGGGCAACTCACCCGGACAGCGTGGAGAGTGCCCATGGCGACCTACACCTTGAGACAACTGAAGTACTTCGTAACCACGGTCGAGGCCGGCAGCGTGGCCGAAGCCTCGCGCAAGCTCTATATCGCCCAGCCGTCCATTTCCACCGCGATCAAGGGCCTGGAAGAAAGCTTCGGCGTGCAGCTGTTCATCCGCCACCACGCCCAGGGGGTGTCCCTGACCCCCAGCGGCACGCGCTTCTACGAGAAGGCCCAGGAACTCCTGCGCATGGCCCGCGAGTTTGAGCAGAACGCCCTGGCCGACAACGACATAGT is a genomic window of Pseudomonas resinovorans NBRC 106553 containing:
- a CDS encoding aldehyde dehydrogenase, with product MFDLGFWQQRAAQQAFIDKALIGGRQVAAASGETFDSINPATNQLLARVSACGEAEVDLAVRTARRAFNEGPWARMAPVERKKVLLRLAELMLAHREELALLDSLNMGKPVMDAWNIDVPGAAHVFAWYGEALDKLYDQVAPTAANALATITREALGVVAAVVPWNFPLDMAAWKLAPALAAGNSVVLKPAEQSPFSALRLAELALEAGLPEGVLNVVPGLGEHAGKALGLHPDVDCLVFTGSTQVGKYFMQYSAQSNLKQVWLECGGKSPNLVFDDCRDLDLAAEKAAFGIFFNQGEVCSANSRLYVQRSIRDEFIERLLAKARDWTPGDPLNPASRAGAIVDAGQTARIMSFIEGAQGEGAQLLTGGRRLSFNGSSNFVEPTVFSDVRGDMQLAREEVFGPVLAVSTFDTEEEAVRLANDSIYGLAASVWSDDLHRAHRVARQLKAGTVSVNTVDALDVTVPFGGGKQSGFGRDLSLHSFDKYSQLKTTWFQLR